The Halopseudomonas sabulinigri genome window below encodes:
- a CDS encoding alpha/beta hydrolase, whose protein sequence is MPSPIIYQDGLIDPFAHLEETHRVPRMSIFYATNRAPEIDHDGLGYGNGITDQLHLGQAVVQLGDENTEWRDLYEASLTDQTGLLLPLALHSVTQQARLPLTPAEPADALAAEAKAYFAAINVELAVAQDREILVYVHGTKVGFVNSAALTAEIDHFSGRDYVGLAFAWPSHQNILRYLVRQDVHRAQDSSQALANLLQLLAQHTDAERINVLAYSAGARVTSKALDELRQLYADDSNYQLKRRLRIGTVVFAAADVELDSFLQRLGSVSDVAGQVVITVSDDDNALIAARHYMGGGNRAGEAQAESAEQFFILEHHITNIEIIDVSAGKQVRGFDIRGHHYWYRHPWISSDMVFLLRTGLRPDRRGLSYSEAEGIWYLAEDYPDQVRRAAQAEMVGKW, encoded by the coding sequence ATGCCTTCGCCAATTATCTATCAGGATGGTCTGATCGACCCTTTTGCGCACCTGGAAGAAACTCACCGGGTCCCGCGCATGTCGATTTTCTATGCCACCAATCGCGCGCCGGAGATTGACCACGACGGCCTTGGCTATGGCAATGGGATCACCGACCAGCTGCATTTGGGCCAGGCGGTGGTCCAGTTGGGTGACGAGAACACCGAGTGGCGCGACCTGTATGAGGCCTCGCTCACCGATCAAACCGGTCTCTTGCTGCCGCTGGCGTTACATTCGGTCACCCAACAGGCTCGACTGCCTCTCACGCCAGCCGAGCCGGCAGACGCATTGGCGGCAGAAGCCAAAGCCTACTTTGCTGCGATAAACGTAGAACTGGCGGTAGCGCAGGATCGCGAGATTCTGGTGTATGTGCATGGCACCAAGGTTGGCTTTGTCAACTCCGCCGCGCTGACCGCCGAGATAGATCACTTTTCCGGGCGCGATTACGTCGGCCTTGCTTTCGCGTGGCCCTCGCACCAGAACATATTGCGCTATCTCGTTCGTCAGGATGTACACCGCGCGCAGGATTCCAGTCAGGCATTGGCTAATCTGCTGCAGTTGCTTGCCCAACATACCGATGCCGAACGTATCAATGTACTGGCGTACAGCGCCGGTGCTCGGGTGACATCCAAGGCGCTGGATGAACTGCGCCAGCTCTATGCAGACGACAGCAACTATCAGCTCAAACGCCGGTTGCGCATCGGCACCGTGGTGTTTGCCGCGGCCGATGTGGAGCTGGACAGTTTTCTTCAGCGTCTGGGCAGCGTCAGCGACGTGGCGGGGCAGGTGGTCATCACCGTAAGTGATGACGACAACGCCCTCATCGCTGCGCGCCACTACATGGGCGGCGGCAACCGTGCCGGTGAAGCACAGGCCGAGAGCGCGGAGCAGTTTTTCATTCTTGAGCACCACATCACCAATATCGAAATTATTGACGTGTCGGCGGGCAAACAGGTGCGTGGGTTTGATATCCGCGGCCACCATTACTGGTATCGGCATCCCTGGATCAGCAGCGATATGGTGTTCCTGCTGCGCACCGGGCTGCGGCCGGACAGACGCGGTTTGTCTTATTCCGAGGCTGAAGGCATCTGGTATCTCGCCGAAGATTATCCCGACCAGGTGCGCCGTGCCGCCCAGGCCGAAATGGTAGGGAAGTGGTAA
- a CDS encoding 6,7-dimethyl-8-ribityllumazine synthase codes for MNQSSTNTTFNRASQRVAFIHASWHAEIVLQCLAGFKTQWQERGYDPALIDVIAVPGAYEIPLQAKLLAKTGRYAAIACSGLVVDGGIYRHDFVANAVISGLMQVQLETEVPVLTAVLTPHHFHEHAEHQTYYKRHFVHKGEELAAAADGAIALTLANKAS; via the coding sequence ATGAATCAGAGCTCGACGAATACGACCTTTAATCGCGCCAGCCAGCGCGTCGCCTTTATTCACGCCTCATGGCACGCAGAGATCGTTCTGCAATGTCTTGCAGGGTTCAAGACCCAGTGGCAGGAACGCGGTTACGATCCGGCACTGATCGATGTGATCGCGGTGCCCGGCGCCTACGAAATACCCCTACAGGCCAAGCTATTGGCCAAGACGGGGCGCTATGCGGCGATTGCCTGCAGTGGCCTGGTGGTAGATGGTGGGATTTACCGCCACGACTTTGTGGCCAACGCGGTAATTTCAGGTTTGATGCAGGTGCAGCTGGAAACAGAAGTGCCGGTATTGACTGCGGTGCTGACGCCGCACCACTTCCATGAGCACGCGGAGCATCAGACCTACTACAAGCGTCATTTTGTACATAAAGGCGAAGAGCTGGCCGCTGCCGCGGATGGCGCTATTGCGCTCACCCTGGCAAACAAGGCCAGCTGA
- a CDS encoding dodecin translates to MSNSHVYKKVELAGSSTKSIEDAIEGAIAECSKSIKNVEWFEVVETRGHVTDGKVAHYQVVLKVGFRIESN, encoded by the coding sequence ATGTCTAACAGTCACGTTTACAAGAAAGTCGAATTGGCAGGTTCATCTACCAAAAGCATCGAGGATGCGATCGAAGGCGCCATTGCGGAGTGCAGCAAGAGCATCAAGAATGTGGAGTGGTTCGAGGTAGTGGAAACCCGCGGCCATGTGACCGACGGCAAGGTCGCCCACTATCAGGTGGTACTGAAAGTGGGCTTCCGCATTGAAAGCAATTAA